A segment of the Candidatus Eisenbacteria bacterium genome:
ACTCGGCGACAAGCTCGCCGCACGCGCAGCCGCGGCGGCGGCCGGCGTTCCGATGGTGCCGGCGTCCCGCGGCGCGGTCGATTCGCTCGTAGCGGCCGCAGAAGCCGCGGGCGCGATCGGTTTTCCGGTCATGCTCAAGGCCGCGGCCGGCGGCGGCGGCAAGGGCATGCGGGTGGTGCGCAGCGCCGACGAGTTGAGCGCCGCTTGGGAAGTCACGCGTGGCGAAGCGCGCAGTGCGTTCGGCGACGAGCGTGTCTACCTCGAGCGATTCGTCGAGCGGCCCCGCCACGTCGAGGCACAAATCCTCGCCGACGCGGACGGTCGCGTCCACTTCCTCGGCGAGCGCGAGTGCTCGGTGCAGCGCCGCCACCAGAAGCTGCTCGAGGAAACACCTTCGCCCGCCTTCGACGCGAAGACGCGTGCCGCATTCGGCGCCGCGGCCTGCAAGGTGGCGAAACAGGTCGGCTATCGGAACGCCGGAACGGTCGAGTTCATCCTCGACGAGCAGGGATGCTTTTACTTCCTCGAGGTCAACACGCGGCTGCAGGTGGAACATCCCGTGACCGAAATGGTGACCGGGCTCGACCTGGTGGCGGAACAGATCCGCGTCGCCGAGGGACGCGCGCCGTCGTTCGGCGACCAGCCGCCCGAACCGCGCGGCTGGTCGATGGAAGCGCGAATCATCGCCGAGGATCCGTCGCGCAATTTCCTGCCCTCGGTCGGCCGCATCGAGCGTCTGCGCCTGCCCCAGGGCCCCGGAGTTCGAAACGACGCCGGCATCTACCGCGGCTACACCGTGCCGATGTTCTACGACTCGCTGCTCTCCAAGCTGATTGTGTGGGGCAGCGACCGCGAGCAGGCTCGCAGGCGGCTGCTGCGCGCGATCGACGAGTTCGTACTCGATGGACCTCGCCACAACCTGACCTTTCACCGCTGGCTCGCCTCGCACCCGGAATTCGTGGCAGGCCGATTGAGCACGCGCTTTCTCGACGAGCACTTCTCGGCCGCGTCACTCGCCCCGTCGGCCGCCGATCTCGAAGTGGCGACGGTCGCGGCCGCACTGCACGCGCGCGAAGAGCGCCTCGCCGTCGGATTGCCGGAGCGCGATGGCGTCGAGAGCAGTTCGGTGCGCTCGGCCTGGCGCTGGGGTGCTCCGGCCACGCGCGGGAGAACGCGATGAAGTTCTGGGTCACGCTCGAAGGGCGCGACGCCGAGGTCGAGTTCCGCACCGACGGAGATCGGCTGCTGCTCGACGTCGAGGGCCGTCACCTCGAGGCCGACTTTCGGCGGCTGCAAGACGGCGAGGTCTACTCGCTGTTGATCGAGGGCCGCTCCTACGAAGTGCGCGTGGCACAGCCCGAACGCGGGCGGCTCGACGTGACGCTCGGCGGCCGCCTGCTGCCGGTCGAAGTGAGGCACCCGCTCGAGAAACGCCTGCAGGCCGCACAGCAGGCGGCCGGAGTGAGCGCAGGTGAAACCGTGAACGCGCCCATGCCGGGGCTGGTGGTCGCGGTGCGCGTGAAGCCCGGCGATCGCGTCGAGGCGGGACAATCGGTGGTGGTCGTCGAAGCCATGAAGATGCAGAACGAACTCACCGTGCGGCACGCCGGCATCGTCAAGGATGTGCTGGTCGCCGAGCGCGCGTCGGTGAGCGCGGGACAGGCGCTCGTCAAGATCGGTCCGGTGCCGGCGTGAAGAAGCGCCGCGCAATGAAATCGGCCACGAAGAAGTCGACGCGTCCATCGGCGCCCGAAGCGCGCGTCACGACCTCGGGCATTCCACTCGCGCCGCTCTACGAGGCCGCGCAGCAACCGCGCGATCTCGCGCGGCGACTCGGGCGCCCGGGCGAAGCCCCGTTCACGCGCGGCATCCACCCGTCGATGTATCGCTCGCGGGTGTGGACGATGCGGCAGTACGCGGGCTTCGGTAGCGCGCGGCAGACCAACGAGCGCTTCCGCTACCTGCTCGCGCAGGGGCAGACCGGGCTCTCGGTCGCGTTCGATCTGCCGACCCAGATGGGCTACGACTCCGACCACGCACTGGCGCGCGGCGAAGTCGGCAAGGTCGGAGTGGCGATCTCGTGTCTCGCCGACATGGAAGCGCTGCTCGACGAACTGCCGCTCGATCGCGTCACCACTTCAATGACGATCAACGCGACCGCGCCGCTGCTGCTCGCGTTCTATGTGGCGGTCGCCGACGCGCGCGGCACTCCTCGCGTTTCGCTCGGCGGCACGGTTCAGAACGACGTGTTGAAGGAATACATCGCGCGCGGCACGTACATCTATCCGCCGGCGTCCAGCCTGCGGCTCATCACCGATCTGTTCGAGTTCACCGCCCGCGAGCTGCCGCAGTGGAACAGCATCTCGGTGAGCGGTTATCACATGCGGGAGGCGGGAGCCACCGCGGTGCAGGAGGTCGCGTTCACGCTCGCGAACGGGCTTGCCTATCTGGGCGCGGCGCACACGCGCGGACTCGACGTGGCGCAGATCGCCCGCCGGATCTCGTTCTTCTTCAACGCGCACAACCACCTGTTCGAAGAGGCGGCCAAGTTCCGCGCCGCACGCCGGCTGTGGGCGTTGCTGCTGCGCGAGCGATTCGGCGTGAAAGACCCCGAAGCGCTCAAGCTGCGCTTCCATACTCAAACCGCGGGCTCGATGCTGACCGCGCAGCAGCCGCTCAACAACGTGGTGCGCACGACGGTGCAGGGCCTCGCCGCGATTTTCGGCGGCACCCAGTCGCTGCACACCAACTCCTACGACGAGGCACTCGGACTCCCATCGCAGGAGGCCGCATTGCTCGCCCTGCGAACCCAACAGGTGATGGCGCACGAAAGCGGCGTGACCGACACCGTCGATCCGCTCGCGGGTTCGTATTTCGTCGAGGCGCTCACGGCCGAGGTCGAGACGCGCGCGCGCGCGCTGATCGAGAAGATCGATCGCATGGGCGGCATGATCCCCGCGATCGAGACTGGCTGGGTGCAGCAACAGATCCACGAGGCCGCCTACCGCTGGCAGCGCGAGGTCGAGGCTGGCGAGCGGGTGATCGTCGGCGTGAACCGCTTCGCCGACGACGCTCCGGCCGCCTCGCCCCCCTTCAAGCCCGACGGCCGCGTCGAGCGCGAGCGCACCGCGTTCCTGGCGCAGTGGCGCGCCGAGCGTGACCGTGCCGCGTGCGATGCGGCACTCGCGCGGCTCGAACGCGGCGCACTCGGCACCGACAATCTGGTCCCGCCGATCCTCGCCGCGCTCACCGCTCACGCGACGCTCGGCGAGGTGTGCGACACCCTGCGCCGTGTGTTCGGCGTGCATCGCCCCGGAGCTTCGACGTGAGTTCCAGGCCCACACCTCGCGATCCAGCATCGGGGTCGCGCCTCTCCCACATCGCCATCGCGACTCCGAACGCCGACGCGCTCGCGAAGACGCTCGTAAAGGCGCTCGGCGGCCAACCCGCCGGTGAGGAGTTGCTCGACGCGGGGGCGCTGCGCGTGGTGTTCGTGCGGGTCGGCACCGTGATGTTCGAGCTGCTCGAGCCCCGCTCGCCCGAGCACACGGTGGCGCGGTTCATCGAGAAGCGCGGTGCGGGACTGCATCACGTGAGCCTCGAGGTGCCCGACGTCCAGCGTGCGCTCGACGTCGCTCGCGCCGCCGGAGCCGAAGCGATCGACTCGGCTCCGCGGCCTGGAGCGCATGGGTCCAAGGTGGCATTCCTGCACCCGAAGAGCTTCGGCGGCGTGCTGTTCGAGGTTTCGGAGCCCGGCGAAGAGGCGTAGCGATTTCACCATGCGCCTCTGAAACTTCTTCGTGCCGCTTCGACGGCCCGACCCCGAACGCGCGCCACAGCTGGGGCAAGCTCAAGCCCTCGTATCGCTGAATCCCCCAGCCGCGCCGGCGGACAACTCGAGGCATCGTGCGGAGTGCCACGTTCGGGGCACTCCGCATTTTCGTTTCATGACCGGTCAACGGTTTATGCGGTCGAACGGGGGCGCGTCCCTGGCCGGGCATTTCGGTCCGATTCCTGCTCTAGACGAAGGTGGGACAGCTCTTTCTCGCTCGTATGGCCTGCGCCGCGGTCGCGGTGGCGGGCAGCGCGCCGTGACCTTCGACCCCCCAGGGCCTGAATCCATGCGTCCGACGCACGACTTCGCTGATTCAATCGACGGTTGCCGGCCGGGCCTGCGGGCCCGCCCGATCGTGTCGATTTTCTTGACGCTTCTCGCGCTCACGACCCTTCGACTGCAGGCGTCGGCCGACACCGCGCTGTACCGCGTGAATTGCGGCGGCCCCGCGGTCGCGGCGCTCGACGGCGGCCCGGGGTGGACCAGCGACACCGCAGGCGCCGGCGCCTCGCCCTACACGAATGCCACCGCGACCGGCGACAACGTGTTCGGCTCGAGCGCCACGATTCAGCCCCCGCATGCATCGGTCCCCGCTTACGTGCCGCTCGCGGTGTTCGCCGATGAGCGCTGGGATCCCGGCACCGCCCCCGAGATGCAGTGGGAGTTCCCGGTGCCGAACGGCACCTATCGCGTGAACCTGATGTTCACCGAAGCCTATGAGGGCACGCAGTTCGTCGGCGCGCGCCGCATCGACGTGGCATGCGAAGGCGTGGTGAGGCTCGACGACTTCGACAGCTACGCAGCGTTCGGCGGCTACACACCCGGGATGGAGTCGTTCATCGCAACGGTCTCGGACGGCGGACTCTCGCTCGAACTGCGTCACACCGCTTTCGACGATCCCGCGATCCGCGGAATCGAAGTCGTCACGCTCAGTGCCAGCGGCGTGCTCGCGCCGTCGTCCGGCAGCGTCGGATTCGGGACCATCGTAGTCGGTCAGACCTCGGTGCCGCACCAGGTGGTACTCACGAATCTCGGCGCCCCGGGTGATCCGACTCTGACGATCTCGGGCATCACGAACAGCGGACCGTTCGCCCACACGCTCACGTCGCAGTCGCTGGCGCCGGGTCAGAGCCGCGCGTTCAATGTGACGTTTTCGCCACTCGCCGCAGGAGCCGCCACGGGGTCGATCGAGATCGCACACGACGGCAACGACTCGCCGTTGACGATCGCGCTGAATGGTCAGGGCACCAGCACACCGGTGATCAGCTTCGGCAAGACGGTGCTGACCGGCACGGTGCTCACCAATCCGACCTCACTTCAGTTCGGCCCCGACGGCCGGCTGTACGTCGCGCAGCAGAACGGGCTGATCCGCATCTACGGGGTCGCCCGCAGCGGCCCGAATCAGTACGCGGTCACCAGTACCGAGACGATCTTCAGCGTTCAGGCGCTTCAGAACCACGACGACGACGGCAGCGTGAACTCGGGGCTAGAGACTCGGCTCGTGACCGGACTGCTGGTGACCGGGACCGCGACCAACCCGGTGATCTACGTGACCTCGTCGGATCCGCGCATCCACGTGGCGGGCGACATCAATCTCGATACCAACTCGGGCATCCTGACGCGCCTGAGCTGGAACGGCGCGAGCTGGGACCATCTCGACCTGGTGCGCGGCTTCCCGCGCTCCGAGAACGATCACGCCACCAACGGAATGGCTCTCGACGTCGCCAACCAGCGCCTCTACCTGGCGCAGGGCGGCAACACGAACATGGGCGCTCCGTCGAACAACTTCTCGTTCCTGCCCGAGTACGCACTCGCCGGCGCGATCCTGTCGGTCGACCTGGCCGCGATCGGCAACACCACCTACGACCTGCCGACCCTCAACGACGAGGATCGCGCCGGCGTCAACGACGCGAACGATCCGTTCGGCGGCAACGACGGCAAGAATCAGGCGCGACTGGTACCCGGCGGTCCGGTGCAGGTGCACTCGCCCGGGTGGCGCAATCCGTTCGACCTGGTCGTGCATTCGAGCGGCCGGCTGTACGCGATCGACAACGGTCCCAACGCCGGCTGGGGCGGCCCGCCGATCGGCGAAGGCCCCGGCAGCGGCTGCACCAACGCCGACAACGACAACAACAGCGCGACGCTGGTCGACAACCTGCACCTGATTCCGGCCGCCGGGTTCTACGCCGGGCACCCCAATCCGACGCGCGCGAGCACCGCGAACACCTTCAACGCGACGATTCCGCAGTCGCCGGTCGCGTCCGGCAATCCGGTCGAGTGCGAATACCTGGAGCCGGGCGTTCCGGTCGCCAGTGGCGGTGACGGCGCACTCGCGACCTGGAACTTCTCGACCGACGGCATCGTCGAGTATCGCGCTTCGAACTTCGCCGGCCAGATGCAGGGCGATCTGCTCGCCGGCAGCTTCAACAACTCGGTCGAGCGCGTGGCGCTGAGCGTGAACGGCGACAGCACGCGTCTGGTGCAGACGCTGTTCTCGAATGTCGGCAACACGCCGCTCGACGTGACCGCGCAGGCCGATGCCGACACCTTCCCCGGCACCATCTGGGTGGCGGAGTTCATCGACAACCAGATCATCGTGTTCGAGCCCACCGACTACGAAGGTGGCGGCTTCGTGTGCGACGGAACTGACAACCCGGCGCTCGACGAAGATGGCGACGGCTACGACAACGCCGACGAAATCGACGGCAGCTCGAACCCGTGCTCGGCCGCCGACCTGCCGGCCGACTTCGACCACGATTTCACTTCGGACTTGAACGATCCTGACGACGACGACGACGGCATCCTCGACATCGCGGACGCGTTCGCGCGCGACGCCACGAACGGGGCCGCGACGTTGCCGATCGAATACAGCTGGGATGCCGGCAGCCCCGGCTTCGGATTCTTCGGGCTCGGGTTCACCGGGCTGATGGTCGACGGCACGACCGACTACCTCGCGATGTACGACCCGGTGCTGATCACCGCCGGTGGTGCGGCCGGCAAGTTCACGGTCGACGCGGTGACGGCCGGCGACGCACTGGGAGCACTCGACAACCAGCGCTACGCGTTTCAGTTCGGCATCGCCACCACCAGCGCGACGGGTCCGTTCCGCGTGCGTTCGCGGGTTTCGTCGCCGTACTTCGGCGGGCTTGCACCGTCCGGCTCCCAGTCACTCGGCATCGTGATCGGCGATGGCGGCGACGACGACTACCTGAAGCTGGTGCTGACCGGCGATGCAGGTTCCCCGGCGCTCGAGGTGGTGCACGAAGTCGCCGGAGTGGTCATCTCGACGCTCTACCCGGCGCCCGGCTTTCTCGCCGGCACCGGCGTCGATCTCCTGCTCGACGTCGACCCCTCGTCGGCCACCGTGCAGCCGCGCGCCGGCATGTTCGGTCAGCCGGACGCGGCGCTCGGCGCGCCCATCGTGCTGGCGCCCGGCTCGGCGCTTCACGCCGCGGTGACCGGCGCGCCGCCCCTTGCGGTCGGCGTGATCGCCACCTCGCGTGGTGCGGCGCCGTTCTCGGCCACCTGGGACTTCTACGACGTGCTCCCGATCGCGCTGGTCGGCGTCGAGCGCCCGTCGCAGCCGCTCGCGCTCCGCCTGCTGCCGTCGTTCCCGAACCCCGCAGTGGGCGGCACCACGCTGCGCTTCGAGCTGCCGAGGAGCGCGCACGTGCGGCTGGCGGTGTTCGATGTGAGCGGCGCTCGCATGCGCACGATCGAGGACGGCGAGCGCAGCGCGGGTGCTCACGCGCTGCGCTGGGATGGCCGTGATGAACGCGGCCGCTCGCTGCCGGCCGGAATCTACTTCGGACGTCTCGAGGTCGACCGCGAGGTCCGCACCCAGAGGATCGCCGTCATCCGGTGAGCCGTGTGACTCACCGATAGCGCGACTTGAGCTGCCCCCATGTCGACGGCTGGGTCGCGGTCGTGCACTCGATGGGCTCCGCCGAGATGCGCGTGCTACGAGTCACGATGCGCGTGCAGTCATCGGGCAACCCGAAGCAGTCCGCAGGTGGTTCGTAGTGAGTGTTGATCGTCGTGATGACGACCATCGTTTCACCCGTTCGAGTGCCCTGGGTGTGATAAGTGAACTGAGCCTCGCAATCCCCGAACATCGAGCTGCCGTTGCAGG
Coding sequences within it:
- a CDS encoding acetyl-CoA carboxylase biotin carboxylase subunit: MSPARFKRVLIANRGEIAVRVIRTLRELDITSVAIFSEPDRESLHVLLADEAYGVGAGPARESYLNLERVLETAKRVRADAIHPGYGFFAENAEFARACAAAGITFIGPSPETIDGLGDKLAARAAAAAAGVPMVPASRGAVDSLVAAAEAAGAIGFPVMLKAAAGGGGKGMRVVRSADELSAAWEVTRGEARSAFGDERVYLERFVERPRHVEAQILADADGRVHFLGERECSVQRRHQKLLEETPSPAFDAKTRAAFGAAACKVAKQVGYRNAGTVEFILDEQGCFYFLEVNTRLQVEHPVTEMVTGLDLVAEQIRVAEGRAPSFGDQPPEPRGWSMEARIIAEDPSRNFLPSVGRIERLRLPQGPGVRNDAGIYRGYTVPMFYDSLLSKLIVWGSDREQARRRLLRAIDEFVLDGPRHNLTFHRWLASHPEFVAGRLSTRFLDEHFSAASLAPSAADLEVATVAAALHAREERLAVGLPERDGVESSSVRSAWRWGAPATRGRTR
- a CDS encoding biotin/lipoyl-binding protein translates to MKFWVTLEGRDAEVEFRTDGDRLLLDVEGRHLEADFRRLQDGEVYSLLIEGRSYEVRVAQPERGRLDVTLGGRLLPVEVRHPLEKRLQAAQQAAGVSAGETVNAPMPGLVVAVRVKPGDRVEAGQSVVVVEAMKMQNELTVRHAGIVKDVLVAERASVSAGQALVKIGPVPA
- a CDS encoding methylmalonyl-CoA mutase; the protein is MKSATKKSTRPSAPEARVTTSGIPLAPLYEAAQQPRDLARRLGRPGEAPFTRGIHPSMYRSRVWTMRQYAGFGSARQTNERFRYLLAQGQTGLSVAFDLPTQMGYDSDHALARGEVGKVGVAISCLADMEALLDELPLDRVTTSMTINATAPLLLAFYVAVADARGTPRVSLGGTVQNDVLKEYIARGTYIYPPASSLRLITDLFEFTARELPQWNSISVSGYHMREAGATAVQEVAFTLANGLAYLGAAHTRGLDVAQIARRISFFFNAHNHLFEEAAKFRAARRLWALLLRERFGVKDPEALKLRFHTQTAGSMLTAQQPLNNVVRTTVQGLAAIFGGTQSLHTNSYDEALGLPSQEAALLALRTQQVMAHESGVTDTVDPLAGSYFVEALTAEVETRARALIEKIDRMGGMIPAIETGWVQQQIHEAAYRWQREVEAGERVIVGVNRFADDAPAASPPFKPDGRVERERTAFLAQWRAERDRAACDAALARLERGALGTDNLVPPILAALTAHATLGEVCDTLRRVFGVHRPGAST
- the mce gene encoding methylmalonyl-CoA epimerase gives rise to the protein MSSRPTPRDPASGSRLSHIAIATPNADALAKTLVKALGGQPAGEELLDAGALRVVFVRVGTVMFELLEPRSPEHTVARFIEKRGAGLHHVSLEVPDVQRALDVARAAGAEAIDSAPRPGAHGSKVAFLHPKSFGGVLFEVSEPGEEA
- a CDS encoding choice-of-anchor D domain-containing protein; its protein translation is MTLLALTTLRLQASADTALYRVNCGGPAVAALDGGPGWTSDTAGAGASPYTNATATGDNVFGSSATIQPPHASVPAYVPLAVFADERWDPGTAPEMQWEFPVPNGTYRVNLMFTEAYEGTQFVGARRIDVACEGVVRLDDFDSYAAFGGYTPGMESFIATVSDGGLSLELRHTAFDDPAIRGIEVVTLSASGVLAPSSGSVGFGTIVVGQTSVPHQVVLTNLGAPGDPTLTISGITNSGPFAHTLTSQSLAPGQSRAFNVTFSPLAAGAATGSIEIAHDGNDSPLTIALNGQGTSTPVISFGKTVLTGTVLTNPTSLQFGPDGRLYVAQQNGLIRIYGVARSGPNQYAVTSTETIFSVQALQNHDDDGSVNSGLETRLVTGLLVTGTATNPVIYVTSSDPRIHVAGDINLDTNSGILTRLSWNGASWDHLDLVRGFPRSENDHATNGMALDVANQRLYLAQGGNTNMGAPSNNFSFLPEYALAGAILSVDLAAIGNTTYDLPTLNDEDRAGVNDANDPFGGNDGKNQARLVPGGPVQVHSPGWRNPFDLVVHSSGRLYAIDNGPNAGWGGPPIGEGPGSGCTNADNDNNSATLVDNLHLIPAAGFYAGHPNPTRASTANTFNATIPQSPVASGNPVECEYLEPGVPVASGGDGALATWNFSTDGIVEYRASNFAGQMQGDLLAGSFNNSVERVALSVNGDSTRLVQTLFSNVGNTPLDVTAQADADTFPGTIWVAEFIDNQIIVFEPTDYEGGGFVCDGTDNPALDEDGDGYDNADEIDGSSNPCSAADLPADFDHDFTSDLNDPDDDDDGILDIADAFARDATNGAATLPIEYSWDAGSPGFGFFGLGFTGLMVDGTTDYLAMYDPVLITAGGAAGKFTVDAVTAGDALGALDNQRYAFQFGIATTSATGPFRVRSRVSSPYFGGLAPSGSQSLGIVIGDGGDDDYLKLVLTGDAGSPALEVVHEVAGVVISTLYPAPGFLAGTGVDLLLDVDPSSATVQPRAGMFGQPDAALGAPIVLAPGSALHAAVTGAPPLAVGVIATSRGAAPFSATWDFYDVLPIALVGVERPSQPLALRLLPSFPNPAVGGTTLRFELPRSAHVRLAVFDVSGARMRTIEDGERSAGAHALRWDGRDERGRSLPAGIYFGRLEVDREVRTQRIAVIR